TTAAATCCTGCCGATGTAAACTGGTTCGACCGCCCGATCATTTTCAAGAACCCCGATGGTTACAGCAAGGCCATGAGCCGCTCCGACCTGTTCCTGAACATTTCGGTATTGAGTCCCGCGATATTGGGGTTGGATAAGAAAGTACGTAAAGACTGGTTCGATCTCCTGGGCATGTATTTCATGACGCATACCATCAACCAAACCCTCTATACCGGCATGGCCTTCGCGTTCCGCCGCGAGCGGCCATATACCTACAACCCGGATGTGCCCATGTCTTCCAAGGTAGGTAACGCCAAAGCCAACTCGTTTTATAGCGGCCATGCTTCCGTAGCATCTGCCTCTACTTTCTTCCTCGCGAAAGTATACACCGATTACCATCACATTACGGGCTGGCGCAGGATCCTGGTGTATGGTGCTGCTGCTGTTCCGCCCTCCATCGTTGGCTACTTCCGTATGGAAGGCGGCCGCCACTTCCGCACCGATGTATTTACCGGCCTGGTGATGGGCGCGGCAACAGGCATCCTGGTGCCGGAGCTGCACCGATTCAAAGAGAAACATAAAGGCATCAGCATGTCGCCTTACTATTCGTCGCAGTCTAGCGGGTTTAGTTTGACGGTGAAGCTGTAGTCTGCCAATTTATTGGAACGCCCTGCACGGATTCGTGCGGGGCGTTCTTGTTTATGGAAGCAGGCAGTCATCGTAGGAGGATCGGCTACGTGAACAGGCGTCACGATGGCTTATTCAATCCATGCGGAGGTCATTGCAGCCAGGCACAGCCTATCTGAACGCGGAAGGCCTGTGTATCACCTCTTCATCTGCAACTATCTTTAAGCAATCTTCAACGGGCTCGCAATCGCCCCGTTCTCCCGCTGCAAGGCTGCGAGCTGCGTGAGTGCCGCATCCCGCAGGATGGTATACCGTTGCTCTTTCGCCAGTCCGTTACGGATTAACACGGCGTTAATGCTTTCGAGGTTGGAGAGTACGATGAGTTGATGCGTATCTGCATAGTCACGGATCGTTTTGCCACCGCCAGCCATGCCGGGGTGTTGTGCCTTCCACTCCCGGGAGCCCTGGCCGAAGACCGCCTGGTTGATCAGCTCCGCTTCTTCGGAGTATACGTTCTTGTCATCCGGCGTTGGTAAGATCGTCTTCACCGCCGAAGAATGGATCTTGTAGTTTGTTGCCGCCAACGACCTTCGGAAGCTCCACTCGGAATGCTGTACGCCGCTGTCCTGCAGGGCTTTCACCAACTGCAGCTTAAACTTCGGCAGTACCCAACCCGCAAACTCGGTCGCTATGTCCCGGTGCGCATACAGTCCGCTATTTCGTCCCGGCTTGAAGTATAGCCCGATGGCCCGCGTTTGTGCGCACCATTCCTTTACGGATACACTGAAGGTGGGCCATGTATACTTGCCCATCAGCACCTCAAATACCTCCTTGTCAAAATCCGGGTTGTACAGCTGCTCCCAGGAGCCAAGTAGTTCCAGGGCCGCCGCGTTACAGAGCCAGCGCTCTGCCGTAAAAGGGGCCTTTTCCATATCTGAAACGGAGAGGTACGTCGCCTCGTAGAGGGTAGTGATGGTGATGGCTTTGTCGCCCACCAAAATTGCTTTTTTGTGTGACATAATTATCGGGTTAACATGATAGTTAAGTTACGAAAAAGAGGGGAGATCAGCAAGGGAAAGCCCTGCGTTTTTACCGCATATCGGGGGCTGGCGACAAGCCTACCCGACCATCACCCGACCATCACCCAACCATCACCCAACCATCCAACCAGGCTTTATCCCAGTTCCGATCTCTTCCGCACCGCTTCTTTCGCAAAGTAGACGATAACCCCCAGTAAGGCAAAGCTCGTACCCGTTGCCATTAGCACCGGCCCGGTGGAAACGAAGATCGCGCCCCACATGATCAGGGCGAGTATGACAGGGATGGGGTACAACGGCATACGCCACTGGAGGGTCGACCGGCCAACGCGACGGCTCAACAGGATGAGCCCTACTGCCTGGGCCATAAATTGCACCAGGATGCGCATGGCAAGGATAGCGTCGATGACGTGCTGTAATTTCAGTAACAGGCTGAATATGAAGGCTATACCGCCTAATACCAGCAGTGAAACATGAGGGAAGTTTTTGGTAGGGTGCAGTTTGGCGAAGATGGAGAAGAAGGCACCATCCTGTGCGGCGGCGTAGGGAACACGGCTATAACCAAGGGTGGCGGAGAATACAGAAGCGAAGGCCACCCAGAGTACCATGACGGTAATGATGTTTGCGGCAATCGGGCCGGCCAGGGTCTCTATGTATTCGCTGATCACAAACTTGCTTTCGGTGATCTGTGACATGGGCAGCACAGAGGCCACACTGATGTTCATGCACAGGTATAGTACGGTAATGCCGGCAATCGAGATCAGCATGCTGCGGGGAATGTTCACCGCGGGGCGGGATATCTCGCCGCCGAGGTGGCAAACGTTGTAGTAGCCCAGGTAGCTGTAAATGGTTTTTACGCTGGCTACACCCAGGGCGGCACCGAATGCATAATTCAGTTCCAGCCCGTCATTCATATGTTTTACCGGGGCCAGGAAGTTGCCATGCGCCAGGCCGCTGCCGATGATCCAGGCCATGGTGGCCAGTACGCCCATCCATAACAGTACGCTGATCTTACCGATGGTTTCTATGCGGCGGTACAACAGCAGTACAATGAGTAATACCACACAACCACTCACCGCCTTTTTGCCAAATTCATTCATGGGGATGAGGTACTCGGTATAATGCGAGAACCCGATCGCCGCAGAAGCGATCACCAATGGTGCCTGTATCATGGTTTGCCATACGAACAGGAAACTCATGAGGCGACCCGTGCGCGGACCAAATCCTTCTTTCAAAAAGTTGTAGCTGCCGCCAGCTTTCGGGAAGGTGGCACCCAGCTCACTCCATACCATGGCGTCGATCAGCGAAAGCACCGCACCGGCTATCCATGCGTATAAAAAACCGGGACCGTTCATCAGCTTTGCCACAATGCTAAGCACGATAAAGGGGCCAATGCCTACCATGTCTGTCATATTGATGGCCGTAGCTTGGAGTAGTCCTATTTTGCGGGAGAGTAGCGGCTGGTTCATAAGCGGGAGTAAATGTACTGTATTTGTGGCAGTCGGAGGGGCGATGCTATCATCGGGGAAAGTAACGGGGAGTGCGTTATACCTTCATGTGTGACCTGCACGCAGTATATTTCGTATTATAGGTAATTGCTTGCAGTGTATTAATCACGCTACGCGTTTTTAGCAATTACTTTCAATACTGGTAGCGGGTTTGCGGCGTGGTTGGTTAAGCAGGTAGTCAGATTATTACAATGATGGGATAAAAAAGTATTATCAGTGTGGTTGAAATAATAGTAGTTTTGATAACAGATTCCCGGAGGTGTTTACGATCACGTTAGCTTTTTGAGACAGGTACATGTAATAGAAGAACGTAGAATGGAGTCCGGACTTTAATTCCCGTTTAAACTGAGTGCAAAATATGAATGCCGGTAAGTGCGTCCGGCGAGCCAAAATGAATCGCCCGTAGTTTTTTCCCGTAGCAACCCGTGTGTGCAAACTGTGCGTGTTAGCCATTAGTGTCCCTGTTCGTACATGGTATGCCCGTAAGATTCCGTGAGCTGCATCGCAAGTACTTTGTTGCGCCCGCAACAGATGGTACCTGTAGTTTGGCAGATTGTCAGAGTGCCCGTGAGCTGCATCCGTAAGTGCTTTGTTGCGCCCGCAACGAGGGTGACTTACTATTGGCAGGCCGATCAGATTTTTCCGTGAGCTGCATGGTGACTGCTTCGTTGCGCCCGCAACGGGGGTGGGTAACTATTGGCAGGCCGTTTAATGTTCCACGTAATCTTTTATTCCATGATCTAATTCTAAACGTCATGAAAAACTTTCTCCTAAGATTGCTTCTTCCGGCGATCCTGGCCGGTGTGCCGTGTCTGTCTGTTTTAGCCCAGGGCTATAACTGGAGTCCCGTACGCATTGGTGGTGGTGGCCGTGTTACAAGCTTTTATGCGCACCCGAAGGTGCCTAACTTATACTTTATTACCACGGATGTTGGCACATCCTATAAGTGGAATAATGGCACGCAAAGGTGGGACGATATGCTGCTCGGCAGCAAGTCGCCTTTGGTGTACTGGAACTGGGCCACTTCCCAGGTGAGCGCTAACCTCGCGCTGGACCCTAATGATGTTACAGGCAACACGCTGTACATCACAGTGGCCAACGGCGCAGGCCCGTCTCCCGGTGCCGGTTTAAACAATAAAGGCACGGTGTGGAAGTCGACGGACCGCGGTGAAAGCTGGACGGACTGCGGACTGGAGATCGATGTAAAACCTAACAGCGATCAGACGTTTGCCGACCGTATCGTGGTAGATCCGCAGAACAGTAATTATGTATGGGTAACAACCCGCTCTCATGGTACCTGGCGCAGCAATGCGGCGGGCGCTGTCGGTTCATGGACGCAGATCGCCACGGGATTTACCGGCGCCGGTAACTTTATTAAGTTTGATATTACGGGTGGTACTGTAAATGGCGTGACCAGGAACATGTTCATCGGTACGCCTACAGGCATGTACCGCAGCACGGACGGTGGCTCCACTTTCTCCGCTATGGTCGGCGGTCCTACGGCCACCAGGCGAGCCAGCATTTCGAAAGATGGGATCATGTTTGTTACCACCACACCTTCGCCCACCAACAACGGCGTATGGAAGTGGAACGGCAGCAGCTGGTCGACCGTATCGCCCGACAATGCCCGCGAGTACAAATATGTATCCGTAAACCCCGATAACTCGAACGAAGTGATTGCCGCTGCCGCAGGTACCTGGTCGTCCGAAAAGATGTACCGCAGTACGACGGGCGGTAACGCCGGCAGCTGGACGGAGATGACGCATACTCGCGACAATTCCGAAGCACCGCATTCAAGAATGAGTGTGGGCAACGGCAACATCGGGTTTAAGATCGATATGGTCACCTTCGATCCTTTTCACCCGGGACAGGTGTGGTTCACTGATCTGATCGACGTGGTGCAGACTACCAACGTGTGGGCACCGGTGGTACACTGGAAATTGCGTGTGGCAGGCCTCGAAGAGATCGTAGCCGGTGGGCCGCTTGTAGCGCCGCCGTACGGTCGCAACCTGCTGCACTCCACTACAGGCGACGTAGGCGGGTTCGATCACGTATCGCTCACAGAACCGCCTGCAACGGGCATGTCTGCCTACTTCTCTACCGGTACCGGCGCTAACTTTTCCGGGGTAGATGTGCAGCAAACCGATCCTGACTTCCTGGTACGTATCGGTAGCGATGGCTGGGACGGTCCGCCAATCGGTGGTTACTCCACCAACGGCGGCGTGTCTTATACCCGCTTCACCCAGTATCCTGCAGGCTCCACAGCTCGCGGTCGTATTGCCGTTTCCGCCAACAGCCGCACCTTTATTTGGGTGCCCATGGGTGGCAAAACGTTCATGTCGAACAACCTCGGCGCCAGCTGGGTAACCTGTGCGGGTTTGCCCGATAACGTGTTACGCAGCGGTGATATCTACCAGATCTGGGCAGGGCAGGTGCCGGTTGCTTCAGATAAAGTAAGCGGTAATATTTTCTATGTATATGCAAGGGGTAAAATGTACGTGAGTGAAGACACTGGCCGTACCTTCAGCGCCCGTGCAACCGGTCTGCCCGACGATCAGGGCGTGGCCTCCAACGTACAGGTGCTGGCATCGCCAGGCAGGTCTGGCGACGTGTGGTTTTCTCACGCCGCAGGTTTGTACCACTCCGTGGATACAGGTCGCAGCTTCACCCGCATCAACCCCACCGATGTGCCCAGCCCGAGATGGATGGCCATTGGTACGGCAGATACGACAGCCGGTGCTCCGTTGAGCGTGTTCGTACTGAGTGGTGCTACACCTTTGATGGGCAGCCACTTCAGCGTGTTCCGTTCCGATAACCTGGGGGTAAGCTGGGATAAGATCCTCGACCCGGTGCCCTCTACAATTCTTACTGCCGCTGCGGACAGGCATGGCCGTATTTTTATGGCCTTGTCGGGTAACGGTTTGTATGTAGGTGAACCTTCAGGCGGGCCGGTTACCGGCGTCAACATCAATCCGCCTGCAGATACCCTGGTAGAAACAGATTCGGTGAAACTGGCGGTAACGCTGGAGCCGCAGTATCCTGTCAACCGTAACTATACCCTTACTTCGTTAAATCCGGCTGTTGCAACAGTAGATGCAAATGGTTGGGTGAGGGCGATTGCAGCAGGTACTACAGGCATCGTTGTTACTACAGAGGACGGCTCTTTCCGCGATACCACTTCGATTACGGTAACTCCCTTTGTACATGTAACCGGCGTAGCGCTGGATACGGCTATTTACACCGGTTTGGGTAACAACCTGAGTGTAGTGCCTATCATCACGCCGGCAGATGCAACCAATAAAAAAGTAACCTGGTCATCGTCCGACAGTACTATACTGAGAGTAAGCTCCGGCGGTATTATTACGGCGGTTGGGCTTGGACAGGCGACGCTGACTGCCACTTCTGTTGACGGTAACGTGAGCGGATCAACGACGGTGAACATCAGCACTGTATCGCTTGCCTATAACATGGGCGACACGGTAGCTATTGGTAACTTCCGCAAAGATCCGGACTTCCATACATGGACGGGCGAAGTGCGTACTACCAATGCGATTACGGTTGCAGGTGTTGCGAATGCAGGTCCGGAAGGGATGTATAAATCTGCCCGCTCGGGGTTGGTGGTCAACTCTCCGTATAATCTCTCCGGTTTACATCCCGGTGGGCGCTACACTGTCAGACTGCACTTTGCAGAGCTGGCGAGCAATGTAAGTACCAACAGGGTATTCCATCTGAACATCAATAACGTTCGGCAGGTAACGAACTTCAACATCTACAGCGCCGCGGGTAATGCCCGTTATAAAGCCGTAGTACGGGAGTTTGTAGCGAATGCGAGCAGCACCGGCGTTATATCCGTACGCCTCGAAGCGTTTACCGGCAGTACGCTCATCAGCGGTATAGAGGCCATCCTCACACCGGTAGACAGCGTAACCCTGCCTGTTACTACTGCGTTTGTTGGCATCAACGATACCTTAAGACTCACACCGACCGTATGGCCGCTGGAAGCGAGCAACCGTGCCGTTACCTGGACGTCGTCCAACCCTGCCGTGGTAAGCGTATCACCGAGTGGTTTACTCACCGGTACCGGTGTTGGTACCGCTGTGATTACTGTGATCACAGCCGAAAGCAGCAGGAAAGATTCCGTTCTTGTTACTGCCGACAGCATCCTGGTTGATAGTGTGCGTTTGAGTGTAGCACGCGATACGGTATCTGTTCGTAATACTAAACAGTTGTCTGCCACGGTATATCCTGCCAACGCGAGCGATAAAGCCGTGATATGGTCGTCTTCAGATACCACAATCGTTAAAGTAAGTGCAAGCGGCCTGTTAACCGGTGTTGCAGCGGGCACGGTGAATATCACCGCTACCAGCCGCCAGGGTGGCCATACCGCCACGATACCAGTAGTGTCGGTCGTGTTGCCGGTAAGCCAGGTGAACCTGAACTACACCTCGTTTACGATTGGTGCAGGTGATACTGCTACTATTCGCGCTACCGCGCTGCCTGCCAACGCGAGCAATACAGCTATCGTATGGAGTTCTTCCGATACGACCGTTGCAAGGGTGAACCAGTCTGGCTTCATTACCGCAGTGGCAGCAGGTTCCGTAAACATTACCGCAGCAGCGCAGGATGGCAATGGTGCCAACGCCGTACTGCCGGTAACAGTGACGGCTATTGACTCTTGTGGCCAGATACTGAACAACGGTTTTGAGAGTGGTTTTATCAACTGGTCTAAACCGGTGGCCAATTCTTCCCGTATTACCATGTTGCCTGCAGACGTGCGCAGCGGTACAAGGGCGTTGCAGATCTATGGTGGTGAAAACAACCAGAATGCAGCGCAGAACTATGCAGGCTTACTTCGTTTGCCAGGCGGTGTGCCTTACACACTCAGCTTCTACGCGAAAGTAGCAGGCAGCCCGAACCCAAGCAATCCATCTCAGTTCCTGAACCCATGGTGGTCAGGTGCCGGTATCGACCTTACCGATTCGTCAGGCGCTAAACTCAGCAGCGCACAGGTAAATATTCCCGTGGCCACTTCCGGCTACACCCGCTATGTGATCACAGGTACAACGCCTGCAAACACTTTTGGTATGGGCTTCTGGATCTCTAAAGTAGGCCCTGGTTATGTATTTATAGATGATGTATGTATGACGATCGACGTGGCCGGTGTAACTCTGAACGTTACCGACGCCCTTGTGAAAGTAGGTGGCACCCGTCAGCTGAATGCTGCCGTAATGCCTGCCACAGCATCTAATACCTCCGTAACCTGGACTACCGAAGATACGGCCGTAGCACAAATCAGCACGAGCGGTTTAATTACCGGTAAAGCACAAGGCACCACTTACGTGATCGCAAGATCTGCCGATGGACTTAAGTCTGATACTGCTGCCATCACGGTAGCGCATCAGTTGATTACCGTGAATGCCGGTGGTACTACAACCGGCGGTTTCAATGCAGATCATTCCTTCACCGGAGGCCTGGTATCACCGACTATTTCTGCGTCGCTTGTGAACACCACAGGAGTGAACGATGCAGCCCCGGCAGCGGTATACACCCAGCGCCGTTATGGCAATCACGCTTACCGCTTCCACGGTCTGATGCCGAACAATGCGTACACCGTTCGCCTGCACCTGATCGAAAGCTACTATACACAGGCCAATAAACGCCTGTTCGATGTTCGCCTCAATAACAGCACCGTGATCAGCAGCATCGACCTGTACGCTGCCGGTGGCCTTAACAAAGCGATCGTTCGCGATGTAACGGGAGTGGCAGACAGTGCCGGCGTGTTGCGTGTAGACTTTGTCACCGTGAAAGACAATGCAGCTGTCGCGGGCCTCGAGCTTTACGGTAACAAAGAAAACTTTGAACAAGTGATCGGTATCAACAGTGCAGATACCGCGGCTCATGGCCTGGCGGCAGACAACTCCTTTACCTGGGGAGCTGCTTCCGGTGTAACGCCGGCGGATACGATCAGCACAAAAGGTACCGTGAACGCATTACCTGCGTCGATCTACCAGAAACGTCGTTATGGTACGAATTTTAACTACAACCTTACCGGTCTGGCACCTAACGGTTCGTACGTATTACGCCTGCATTTGATGGAGCCATTCTCTACCAGCGTAGGTCAGCGCGTATTCGATGTACGGGTGAACAATGTTACCCTGCTGAACAACCTGGATGTTTTCGCCTTCGGTGGTAACAAAAGGTTTAAGGCATTAACCCGCGACATACCGGTAACGGCCGATTCCGCAGGTGTACTGTACGTACAGTTCCTGGCAGACGTGGACAATGCCGCTATCGCCGGTTTACAGGTATTGCAAGTGCCTGGCAGCAATAACCTGACCCTGGGCGATGAGCAGAGCATGGCACGTAAACCGGAGATCGTTGTATATGAATCGATGCTGAAGGTGAGCCCGAACCCCGTATCCGGCAACATCCGCTTTAGCCTTGGCGGCCTTTCATCCGACCAGGAACAACTGCAGGTAACAGTAACAAATATGAATGGCAGAGAAGTGTACCGTACGAGGATCACCTCCGCAAAAGGTACTGTGCAGCATGAATTGCAGAACGGTCAACTGCAACGTGGTATCTACATCTTACAAATTACAGGTAAAAACTTCAGGCAAACGGCGAGAGTCGTAGTGCTGTAACGAGTATAATGCCGGGGAGGCACGGGCCTCCCCGGTTTCTTATTGATCAATTCAAATCCTTTACCACATGTTAAAAAATTCCACGTTCGCATGCTTCCTCTGGGTGCTGTTGTTTTCGGTGGCCGCTACCGGGCAGGTGTTAGCGCAGGCTACAGGCACCGTAACCGGGCGGGTTACCAATGATGCAGGCGAACCATTGCC
This genomic interval from Chitinophaga horti contains the following:
- a CDS encoding KilA-N domain-containing protein codes for the protein MSHKKAILVGDKAITITTLYEATYLSVSDMEKAPFTAERWLCNAAALELLGSWEQLYNPDFDKEVFEVLMGKYTWPTFSVSVKEWCAQTRAIGLYFKPGRNSGLYAHRDIATEFAGWVLPKFKLQLVKALQDSGVQHSEWSFRRSLAATNYKIHSSAVKTILPTPDDKNVYSEEAELINQAVFGQGSREWKAQHPGMAGGGKTIRDYADTHQLIVLSNLESINAVLIRNGLAKEQRYTILRDAALTQLAALQRENGAIASPLKIA
- a CDS encoding phosphatase PAP2 family protein, producing the protein MHRIFLMLICCATGMQYVKAQTAVNDTSITTTDTLPTHQKVYNVKPWVELPAGLGGVILFSTVALPALTRHASLTEAQALALNPADVNWFDRPIIFKNPDGYSKAMSRSDLFLNISVLSPAILGLDKKVRKDWFDLLGMYFMTHTINQTLYTGMAFAFRRERPYTYNPDVPMSSKVGNAKANSFYSGHASVASASTFFLAKVYTDYHHITGWRRILVYGAAAVPPSIVGYFRMEGGRHFRTDVFTGLVMGAATGILVPELHRFKEKHKGISMSPYYSSQSSGFSLTVKL
- a CDS encoding Ig-like domain-containing protein; translated protein: MKNFLLRLLLPAILAGVPCLSVLAQGYNWSPVRIGGGGRVTSFYAHPKVPNLYFITTDVGTSYKWNNGTQRWDDMLLGSKSPLVYWNWATSQVSANLALDPNDVTGNTLYITVANGAGPSPGAGLNNKGTVWKSTDRGESWTDCGLEIDVKPNSDQTFADRIVVDPQNSNYVWVTTRSHGTWRSNAAGAVGSWTQIATGFTGAGNFIKFDITGGTVNGVTRNMFIGTPTGMYRSTDGGSTFSAMVGGPTATRRASISKDGIMFVTTTPSPTNNGVWKWNGSSWSTVSPDNAREYKYVSVNPDNSNEVIAAAAGTWSSEKMYRSTTGGNAGSWTEMTHTRDNSEAPHSRMSVGNGNIGFKIDMVTFDPFHPGQVWFTDLIDVVQTTNVWAPVVHWKLRVAGLEEIVAGGPLVAPPYGRNLLHSTTGDVGGFDHVSLTEPPATGMSAYFSTGTGANFSGVDVQQTDPDFLVRIGSDGWDGPPIGGYSTNGGVSYTRFTQYPAGSTARGRIAVSANSRTFIWVPMGGKTFMSNNLGASWVTCAGLPDNVLRSGDIYQIWAGQVPVASDKVSGNIFYVYARGKMYVSEDTGRTFSARATGLPDDQGVASNVQVLASPGRSGDVWFSHAAGLYHSVDTGRSFTRINPTDVPSPRWMAIGTADTTAGAPLSVFVLSGATPLMGSHFSVFRSDNLGVSWDKILDPVPSTILTAAADRHGRIFMALSGNGLYVGEPSGGPVTGVNINPPADTLVETDSVKLAVTLEPQYPVNRNYTLTSLNPAVATVDANGWVRAIAAGTTGIVVTTEDGSFRDTTSITVTPFVHVTGVALDTAIYTGLGNNLSVVPIITPADATNKKVTWSSSDSTILRVSSGGIITAVGLGQATLTATSVDGNVSGSTTVNISTVSLAYNMGDTVAIGNFRKDPDFHTWTGEVRTTNAITVAGVANAGPEGMYKSARSGLVVNSPYNLSGLHPGGRYTVRLHFAELASNVSTNRVFHLNINNVRQVTNFNIYSAAGNARYKAVVREFVANASSTGVISVRLEAFTGSTLISGIEAILTPVDSVTLPVTTAFVGINDTLRLTPTVWPLEASNRAVTWTSSNPAVVSVSPSGLLTGTGVGTAVITVITAESSRKDSVLVTADSILVDSVRLSVARDTVSVRNTKQLSATVYPANASDKAVIWSSSDTTIVKVSASGLLTGVAAGTVNITATSRQGGHTATIPVVSVVLPVSQVNLNYTSFTIGAGDTATIRATALPANASNTAIVWSSSDTTVARVNQSGFITAVAAGSVNITAAAQDGNGANAVLPVTVTAIDSCGQILNNGFESGFINWSKPVANSSRITMLPADVRSGTRALQIYGGENNQNAAQNYAGLLRLPGGVPYTLSFYAKVAGSPNPSNPSQFLNPWWSGAGIDLTDSSGAKLSSAQVNIPVATSGYTRYVITGTTPANTFGMGFWISKVGPGYVFIDDVCMTIDVAGVTLNVTDALVKVGGTRQLNAAVMPATASNTSVTWTTEDTAVAQISTSGLITGKAQGTTYVIARSADGLKSDTAAITVAHQLITVNAGGTTTGGFNADHSFTGGLVSPTISASLVNTTGVNDAAPAAVYTQRRYGNHAYRFHGLMPNNAYTVRLHLIESYYTQANKRLFDVRLNNSTVISSIDLYAAGGLNKAIVRDVTGVADSAGVLRVDFVTVKDNAAVAGLELYGNKENFEQVIGINSADTAAHGLAADNSFTWGAASGVTPADTISTKGTVNALPASIYQKRRYGTNFNYNLTGLAPNGSYVLRLHLMEPFSTSVGQRVFDVRVNNVTLLNNLDVFAFGGNKRFKALTRDIPVTADSAGVLYVQFLADVDNAAIAGLQVLQVPGSNNLTLGDEQSMARKPEIVVYESMLKVSPNPVSGNIRFSLGGLSSDQEQLQVTVTNMNGREVYRTRITSAKGTVQHELQNGQLQRGIYILQITGKNFRQTARVVVL
- a CDS encoding APC family permease, whose translation is MNQPLLSRKIGLLQATAINMTDMVGIGPFIVLSIVAKLMNGPGFLYAWIAGAVLSLIDAMVWSELGATFPKAGGSYNFLKEGFGPRTGRLMSFLFVWQTMIQAPLVIASAAIGFSHYTEYLIPMNEFGKKAVSGCVVLLIVLLLYRRIETIGKISVLLWMGVLATMAWIIGSGLAHGNFLAPVKHMNDGLELNYAFGAALGVASVKTIYSYLGYYNVCHLGGEISRPAVNIPRSMLISIAGITVLYLCMNISVASVLPMSQITESKFVISEYIETLAGPIAANIITVMVLWVAFASVFSATLGYSRVPYAAAQDGAFFSIFAKLHPTKNFPHVSLLVLGGIAFIFSLLLKLQHVIDAILAMRILVQFMAQAVGLILLSRRVGRSTLQWRMPLYPIPVILALIMWGAIFVSTGPVLMATGTSFALLGVIVYFAKEAVRKRSELG